From a single Paenibacillus sp. FSL W8-0426 genomic region:
- a CDS encoding aspartyl-phosphate phosphatase Spo0E family protein has product MVKNPETIQECIEKARRKLHQIASAHAELWHPDVIRQSMLLDELINEYNEMMYRKKASRSK; this is encoded by the coding sequence ATGGTGAAGAATCCGGAAACCATTCAGGAATGCATTGAAAAAGCGAGACGGAAGCTGCATCAGATCGCCAGCGCCCATGCCGAATTATGGCATCCGGATGTCATTCGCCAGTCGATGCTTCTGGATGAGTTGATCAATGAATACAACGAGATGATGTACCGAAAAAAGGCATCCCGCAGCAAGTGA